The Streptomyces sp. CC0208 genome window below encodes:
- a CDS encoding 3-hydroxyacyl-CoA dehydrogenase NAD-binding domain-containing protein, with protein MSTQSTTIRWEQDRTGVVTLVLDDPNQSANTMNQAFRDSLAVITDRLEAEKDTIRGVIITSAKKTFFAGGDLRDLIRVTPETAQELFDGGLAIKRNLRRIETLGKPVVAAINGAALGGGYEIALACHHRIALDAPGSKIGCPEVTLGLLPGGGGVVRTVRLLGIADALLKVLLQGTQYAPQRALQNGLVDDVATTQDELLAKARAFIEANPESQQPWDKPGYRIPGGTPAHPKFAANLPAFPASLRKQTNGAPYPAPRNILAAAVEGAQVDFETAQVIEARYFVELAAGQTSKNMIQAFFFDLQAVNSGANRPKGVAPRQVRKVAVLGAGMMGAGIAYSCARAGIDVVLKDVSPQAAAKGRAYSEKLCAKAVSRGRTTQEKADALLARITPTADPQDLAGCDAVIEAVFEDTALKHKVFQEIQHIVEPDALLCSNTSTLPITALAEGVERQDDFIGLHFFSPVDKMPLVEIIKGERTGEEALARAFDLVRQINKTPIVVNDSRGFFTSRVIGHFLNEGVAMVGEGIEPASIEQAAAQAGYPAKVLSLMDELTLTLPRKIRKETKQAVEESGGTWTPHPAEAVIDRMVDEFGRTGRSGGGGFYDYGADGKRSALWPGLREHFTRAGSEIPFEDMQERMLFSEALDTVRLLEEGVLTSVADANIGSVFGIGFPGWTGGVLQYINGYEGGLPGFVARARELADRYGERFTPPALLVEKAENGGRFGDE; from the coding sequence ATGAGCACTCAGTCCACGACCATCCGCTGGGAACAGGACCGCACAGGCGTCGTCACCCTCGTCCTCGACGACCCGAACCAGTCCGCCAACACCATGAACCAGGCGTTCCGCGACTCCCTCGCGGTGATCACCGACCGCCTGGAGGCCGAGAAGGACACCATTCGTGGTGTCATCATCACCTCCGCCAAGAAGACCTTCTTCGCCGGCGGCGACCTGCGCGACCTCATCCGGGTCACCCCGGAGACCGCGCAGGAGCTCTTCGACGGCGGCCTCGCCATCAAGCGCAACCTGCGCCGCATCGAGACCCTGGGCAAGCCGGTCGTCGCCGCCATCAACGGCGCGGCCCTCGGCGGCGGTTACGAGATCGCCCTGGCCTGCCACCACCGCATCGCCCTGGACGCGCCCGGCTCCAAGATCGGCTGCCCCGAGGTCACCTTGGGCCTGCTGCCGGGCGGCGGCGGTGTGGTCCGCACCGTGCGCCTCCTGGGCATCGCCGACGCCCTCCTGAAGGTCCTGCTCCAGGGCACGCAGTACGCCCCGCAGCGCGCCCTCCAGAACGGCCTGGTCGACGACGTGGCCACCACACAGGACGAACTCCTCGCCAAGGCCCGCGCGTTCATCGAGGCCAACCCGGAGTCCCAGCAGCCCTGGGACAAGCCGGGCTACCGCATCCCGGGCGGCACGCCCGCCCACCCGAAGTTCGCGGCGAACCTGCCCGCCTTCCCGGCGAGCCTGCGCAAGCAGACCAACGGCGCGCCCTACCCGGCCCCGCGCAACATCCTCGCGGCCGCCGTGGAAGGCGCCCAGGTCGACTTCGAGACCGCGCAGGTCATCGAGGCGCGCTACTTCGTCGAACTGGCCGCCGGCCAGACCTCCAAGAACATGATCCAGGCGTTCTTCTTCGACCTCCAGGCGGTGAACTCCGGCGCGAACCGACCCAAGGGCGTGGCACCCCGCCAGGTCCGCAAGGTGGCCGTGCTCGGCGCCGGGATGATGGGCGCCGGCATCGCGTACTCCTGTGCCCGCGCCGGCATCGACGTGGTCCTCAAGGACGTGTCCCCGCAGGCGGCGGCCAAGGGCAGGGCCTACTCGGAGAAGCTCTGCGCGAAGGCGGTCTCCCGAGGCCGTACGACCCAGGAGAAGGCGGACGCGCTCCTGGCCCGCATCACCCCGACGGCGGACCCGCAGGACCTGGCCGGCTGCGACGCGGTCATCGAGGCCGTCTTCGAGGACACGGCGCTCAAGCACAAGGTCTTCCAGGAGATCCAGCACATCGTCGAGCCGGACGCGCTGCTGTGCTCCAACACCTCGACCCTGCCGATCACCGCGCTCGCCGAGGGCGTGGAGCGCCAGGACGACTTCATCGGCCTGCACTTCTTCTCGCCGGTCGACAAGATGCCGCTGGTCGAGATCATCAAGGGCGAGCGCACGGGCGAGGAAGCCCTCGCGAGGGCCTTCGACCTGGTGCGGCAGATCAACAAGACCCCGATCGTGGTGAACGACTCCCGCGGGTTCTTCACCTCCCGCGTGATCGGCCACTTCCTCAACGAGGGCGTCGCGATGGTCGGCGAGGGCATCGAGCCCGCGTCGATCGAACAGGCCGCGGCGCAGGCGGGCTACCCGGCCAAGGTCCTCTCCCTGATGGACGAACTGACGCTGACGCTCCCGCGCAAGATCCGCAAGGAGACGAAGCAGGCGGTCGAGGAGTCCGGCGGCACCTGGACGCCCCACCCCGCCGAAGCGGTCATCGACCGCATGGTCGACGAGTTCGGCCGCACCGGCCGCAGTGGGGGCGGCGGCTTCTACGACTACGGCGCCGACGGAAAGCGGTCCGCACTGTGGCCGGGCCTGCGCGAACACTTCACCCGAGCGGGCTCGGAGATCCCCTTCGAGGACATGCAGGAACGCATGCTGTTCTCCGAGGCGCTGGACACGGTCAGGCTCCTTGAGGAGGGAGTCCTGACCTCGGTCGCCGACGCCAACATCGGTTCCGTCTTCGGCATCGGTTTCCCGGGCTGGACAGGCGGTGTCCTCCAGTACATCAACGGCTACGAGGGCGGCCTGCCCGGCTTCGTGGCACGCGCGCGTGAACTGGCGGACCGGTACGGAGAGCGCTTCACGCCTCCGGCACTGCTGGTCGAGAAGGCGGAGAACGGGGGCCGTTTCGGGGACGAGTGA
- a CDS encoding acetyl-CoA C-acetyltransferase, whose product MSTEAYVYDAIRTPRGRGKANGALHGTKPIDLVVGLIHEIRARFPDLDPAAVDDIVLGVVGPVGDQGSDIARIAAVAAGLPDTVAGVQENRFCASGLEAVNMAAAKVRSGWEDLVLAGGVESMSRVPMASDGGAWFNDPMTNLAVNFVPQGIGADLIATIEGFSRRDVDEYAALSQERAATAWKEGRFDRSVVPVKDRAGLTVLDHDEHLRPGTTADSLAKLKPSFADIGDLGGFDAVALQKYHWVEKIDHVHHAGNSSGIVDGASLVAIGSKEVGERYGLTPRARIVSAAVSGSEPTIMLTGPAPATRKALAKAGLSIDDIDLVEINEAFAAVVLRFVRDMGLSLDKVNVNGGAIALGHPLGATGAMILGSLIDELERQDKRYGLATLCVGGGMGIATIVERI is encoded by the coding sequence GTGAGCACCGAAGCGTACGTGTACGACGCGATCCGCACCCCGCGCGGCCGCGGCAAGGCGAACGGCGCCCTGCACGGCACCAAGCCCATCGACCTGGTCGTGGGACTCATCCACGAGATCCGCGCCCGTTTCCCGGACCTGGACCCGGCGGCGGTCGACGACATCGTGCTCGGTGTCGTCGGCCCGGTCGGCGACCAGGGCTCCGACATCGCCCGGATCGCCGCCGTCGCCGCAGGACTGCCGGACACGGTCGCGGGCGTGCAGGAGAACCGCTTCTGTGCCTCGGGCCTGGAGGCCGTCAACATGGCCGCCGCAAAGGTCCGTTCGGGCTGGGAGGACCTGGTCCTCGCGGGCGGCGTCGAGTCCATGTCCCGGGTGCCGATGGCCTCCGACGGCGGCGCCTGGTTCAACGACCCGATGACCAACCTCGCCGTCAACTTCGTGCCGCAGGGCATCGGCGCCGACCTGATCGCCACGATCGAGGGATTCTCCCGGCGTGACGTCGACGAATACGCCGCTCTGAGCCAGGAGCGTGCCGCCACGGCCTGGAAGGAGGGCCGCTTCGACCGCTCCGTCGTCCCGGTGAAGGACCGCGCGGGCCTGACCGTCCTCGACCACGACGAGCACCTGCGCCCCGGCACCACCGCCGACTCCCTCGCGAAGCTCAAGCCGTCCTTCGCGGACATCGGCGACCTGGGCGGCTTCGACGCGGTGGCCCTGCAGAAGTACCACTGGGTCGAGAAGATCGACCACGTCCACCACGCGGGCAACTCCTCCGGCATCGTCGACGGCGCCTCGCTGGTCGCGATCGGTTCCAAGGAGGTCGGTGAGCGCTACGGCCTCACCCCGCGCGCGCGGATCGTCTCCGCCGCGGTCTCCGGCTCCGAGCCCACCATCATGCTCACCGGCCCCGCACCCGCCACCCGCAAGGCCCTCGCCAAGGCCGGCCTGAGCATCGACGACATCGACCTCGTCGAGATCAACGAGGCCTTCGCGGCGGTCGTCCTGCGCTTCGTGCGGGACATGGGACTCTCCCTGGACAAGGTCAACGTCAACGGCGGCGCGATCGCGCTGGGCCACCCGCTCGGCGCCACCGGCGCCATGATCCTGGGCAGCCTGATCGACGAACTGGAGCGCCAGGACAAGCGGTACGGCCTCGCGACGCTCTGTGTGGGCGGCGGCATGGGCATCGCCACCATCGTCGAGCGCATCTGA
- a CDS encoding acyl-CoA dehydrogenase family protein, translating into MKRQLFAPEHDAFRATVRAFLAREVLPYYAQWEKDGIVSREAWRAAGKQGLLGIAVPEEFGGGGTTDFRYATVLAEEFTRAGTPGLALGLHNDVIGPYLTGLATEEQKRRWLPGFCDGSLITAIAMTEPGAGSDLQGIRTHAEERGDHWVLNGSKTFISNGIIADLVIVVARTTPEGGARGLSLLVVERGTAGFERGRNLDKIGQKAQDTSELFFHDVRVPKENLLGERDGAFGHLMTNLAQERLSIAVSAIAAAEHLLEITTEYVKGREAFGRPLATKQHIRFEIAEMATECAVTRTFVDRCVEDHSDGGLDAVHAFMAKWWATELQKRVADRCLQLHGGYGYMSEYPVARAFTDGRIQTIYGGTTEIMKEIIGRSLLS; encoded by the coding sequence ATGAAGCGGCAGCTCTTCGCCCCCGAGCACGACGCGTTCCGCGCGACCGTGCGTGCCTTCCTGGCCAGGGAGGTCCTGCCGTACTACGCGCAGTGGGAGAAGGACGGCATCGTCTCCCGCGAGGCCTGGCGGGCGGCCGGCAAGCAGGGCCTCCTCGGGATCGCCGTGCCCGAGGAGTTCGGGGGCGGCGGCACGACCGACTTCCGCTACGCCACCGTCCTCGCCGAGGAGTTCACGCGCGCGGGCACTCCCGGACTCGCCCTGGGTCTGCACAACGACGTCATCGGCCCGTACCTCACCGGCCTCGCCACCGAGGAGCAGAAGCGCCGCTGGCTGCCCGGCTTCTGCGACGGCTCGCTGATCACCGCCATCGCCATGACCGAGCCCGGCGCGGGCTCCGACCTCCAGGGCATCCGCACGCACGCGGAGGAGCGGGGCGACCACTGGGTGCTGAACGGCTCCAAGACCTTCATCTCCAACGGGATCATCGCCGACCTGGTGATCGTCGTCGCGAGGACCACTCCCGAGGGCGGGGCCCGCGGGCTGTCGCTGCTGGTCGTCGAGCGCGGCACGGCGGGCTTCGAGCGCGGCCGCAACCTCGACAAGATCGGTCAGAAGGCGCAGGACACCTCCGAGTTGTTCTTCCACGACGTGCGCGTGCCCAAGGAGAACCTCCTCGGCGAGCGCGACGGCGCCTTCGGGCACCTGATGACCAACCTCGCCCAGGAGCGGCTGAGCATCGCCGTCTCCGCGATCGCCGCCGCCGAACACCTCCTGGAGATCACCACCGAGTACGTCAAGGGGCGCGAGGCCTTCGGCCGGCCGCTCGCCACCAAGCAGCACATCCGGTTCGAGATAGCCGAGATGGCCACGGAGTGCGCGGTCACGCGGACGTTCGTCGACCGCTGCGTCGAGGACCACTCCGACGGAGGACTGGACGCCGTCCACGCCTTCATGGCCAAGTGGTGGGCGACCGAGCTCCAGAAGCGGGTCGCCGACCGCTGCCTGCAACTGCACGGCGGCTACGGCTACATGAGCGAGTACCCGGTCGCGCGGGCCTTCACCGACGGCCGGATCCAGACCATCTACGGCGGCACGACCGAGATCATGAAAGAGATCATCGGCCGTTCCCTGTTGAGCTGA
- a CDS encoding CaiB/BaiF CoA-transferase family protein — MTTATTPGHGPLAGVRVVELAGIGPGPFAGMLLADLGADVVRVSRPGGAALSIDPDHDITNRNKRSVVVDLKAPEGPARVLDLAARADILIEGNRPGVAERLGVGPEDCHARNPALVYGRMTGWGQQGPLAQRAGHDIAYIALTGTLGMIGEPGRPPAVPANLLGDYAGGSLYLVVGVLAALHHARATGTGQVVDAAIVDGTSHLSAMIHAMTAAGGWQDRRGANLLDGGCPYYGTYETADGKYMAVGALEPQFYDLFLDLLGVPDFTDARKDWTRWGDLREAVAARFRSRTRDEWAAVFEGTDACVAPVLSLREAPHHPHLAARGTFTDHGGITQPAPAPRFSATPTAVRTGPARDGADTADVARDWDVPDLAWDVPDVVKDQEPRKGPE, encoded by the coding sequence ATGACAACGGCAACGACGCCCGGGCACGGCCCGCTCGCCGGCGTGCGCGTGGTGGAGCTCGCCGGCATCGGGCCGGGCCCCTTCGCGGGCATGCTCCTCGCCGACCTGGGAGCCGACGTCGTCCGCGTCTCCCGCCCTGGCGGCGCCGCCCTCTCGATCGACCCCGACCACGACATCACCAACCGCAACAAGCGCTCCGTGGTCGTCGACCTCAAGGCCCCCGAAGGACCCGCGCGCGTCCTCGACCTCGCCGCCCGCGCCGACATCCTGATCGAGGGCAACCGCCCCGGTGTCGCCGAGCGCCTCGGCGTCGGCCCCGAGGACTGCCACGCGCGCAACCCCGCCCTCGTCTACGGCCGGATGACCGGCTGGGGCCAGCAGGGACCGCTGGCCCAGCGCGCCGGGCACGACATCGCCTACATCGCCCTCACCGGCACCCTCGGCATGATCGGCGAACCTGGCCGTCCCCCGGCCGTCCCCGCCAACCTCCTCGGTGACTACGCGGGCGGCTCCCTCTACCTCGTCGTCGGCGTTCTCGCCGCCCTCCATCACGCGCGCGCGACCGGCACCGGCCAGGTCGTCGACGCCGCCATCGTCGACGGCACGTCCCACCTCTCCGCGATGATCCACGCCATGACCGCGGCCGGCGGCTGGCAGGACCGGCGCGGCGCCAACCTCCTGGACGGCGGCTGCCCGTACTACGGCACCTACGAGACCGCCGACGGGAAGTACATGGCGGTGGGCGCGCTGGAGCCGCAGTTCTACGACCTGTTCCTCGACCTGCTCGGCGTCCCGGACTTCACGGACGCCCGCAAGGACTGGACCCGCTGGGGCGACCTGCGCGAGGCGGTAGCGGCCCGATTCCGCAGCCGTACGAGAGACGAGTGGGCGGCCGTCTTCGAGGGCACCGACGCGTGCGTGGCGCCCGTCCTGTCGCTGCGCGAGGCCCCGCACCACCCGCACCTCGCCGCCCGCGGCACCTTCACCGACCACGGCGGCATCACCCAGCCCGCGCCCGCGCCCCGCTTCTCCGCGACCCCGACGGCCGTCCGCACCGGGCCCGCCCGGGACGGCGCCGACACCGCGGACGTGGCACGCGACTGGGACGTACCGGATCTCGCGTGGGACGTACCGGATGTCGTGAAAGACCAGGAACCCCGGAAAGGCCCCGAATGA
- a CDS encoding saccharopine dehydrogenase NADP-binding domain-containing protein, giving the protein MSRLKKSDRPYDIVLFGATSFAGALTARYLAAHGPDGLRWAIAGRSEDKLRALRERLPAGTDVGVLTADVSDPDSLRALAEGARVVATTVGPYLTYGEELVAACADAGTDYLDLSGEPEFVDLMYVRHDARARETGARLVHACGFDSVPHDLGAYFTVRQLPEGVPLTVDGFVTADAMFSGGTFASALNQFARGRQMIAAARDRGRHEPRLVGRRAAAPTGSPRYAQEVGAWALPLPTIDAQIVRRSAKALERYGPDFRYRHYAAVRRLPVAVGGVAAVGALFAAAQVPPARRWLSGRVRPGDGPSPEKRAKSWFSVRFVGEGGGRRVFTEVAGGDPGYDETAKMFAESALSLAFDDLPETSGQVTTAVAMGDALIERLRRAGITFRVASSR; this is encoded by the coding sequence ATGAGCAGGCTGAAAAAGTCGGACCGTCCCTACGACATCGTGCTGTTCGGGGCGACGAGTTTCGCGGGAGCACTCACCGCCCGGTACCTCGCCGCGCACGGCCCGGACGGTCTGCGCTGGGCGATCGCCGGCCGCAGCGAGGACAAGCTCAGGGCGCTGCGCGAGCGGCTGCCGGCGGGCACCGACGTCGGGGTCCTCACGGCCGACGTGTCGGACCCGGACTCGCTGCGCGCCCTCGCGGAAGGCGCGCGCGTGGTCGCCACCACGGTCGGCCCCTACCTGACGTACGGCGAGGAGCTGGTCGCCGCCTGCGCGGACGCGGGGACGGACTACCTCGACCTCTCGGGCGAGCCGGAGTTCGTGGACCTGATGTATGTCCGGCACGACGCACGCGCGCGTGAGACGGGCGCACGGCTGGTGCACGCCTGCGGCTTCGACTCGGTCCCGCACGACCTGGGGGCGTACTTCACCGTCCGGCAGCTGCCGGAGGGCGTTCCGCTCACCGTCGACGGGTTCGTGACCGCGGACGCCATGTTCTCCGGCGGGACCTTCGCCTCGGCCCTCAACCAGTTCGCGCGCGGCCGGCAGATGATCGCCGCCGCCCGGGACCGCGGTCGGCACGAGCCGCGCCTGGTGGGCCGACGGGCCGCCGCGCCGACCGGCTCCCCCCGGTACGCGCAGGAGGTCGGCGCCTGGGCGCTGCCGCTGCCGACCATCGACGCACAGATCGTCCGGCGCTCCGCGAAGGCACTGGAGCGCTACGGCCCGGACTTCCGCTACCGCCACTACGCGGCCGTACGGCGGCTGCCGGTCGCGGTGGGCGGGGTCGCGGCCGTGGGCGCCCTGTTCGCGGCGGCCCAGGTGCCGCCCGCGCGTCGCTGGCTGTCCGGCCGGGTCAGGCCGGGTGACGGCCCGAGCCCCGAGAAGCGGGCGAAGAGCTGGTTCTCGGTGCGCTTCGTCGGCGAGGGCGGTGGCCGACGGGTGTTCACCGAGGTAGCGGGCGGCGACCCGGGGTACGACGAGACAGCGAAGATGTTCGCCGAGTCGGCGCTGTCCCTGGCCTTCGACGACCTCCCGGAGACGTCCGGTCAGGTCACGACGGCGGTGGCGATGGGGGACGCGCTGATCGAGCGGCTGCGACGGGCCGGGATCACCTTCCGGGTGGCGTCGAGCCGGTGA
- a CDS encoding endonuclease V, which yields MTTVDIPAGWPATEEQARAVQDELRPRTVLDEPGPPPGTGRVTGVDVAYDDERDVVAAAAVVLDAATLQVVAEATAVGRISFPYVPGLLAFREIPTVLAALDALPCAPGLVVCDGYGRAHPRRFGLASHLGVLTGLPTIGVAKNPFTFTYDDPGARRGAWTPLLAGSEEVGRALRTREAVKPVFVSVGHRVILDNACAHTLALTPAYRLPETTRRADALCRQALREATS from the coding sequence ATGACGACAGTGGACATTCCCGCGGGCTGGCCCGCGACCGAGGAACAGGCCCGCGCGGTCCAGGACGAGTTGAGGCCGAGGACGGTCCTCGACGAGCCGGGCCCGCCGCCCGGCACCGGCCGTGTCACCGGGGTCGACGTGGCCTACGACGACGAACGGGACGTCGTCGCGGCCGCGGCCGTGGTTCTGGACGCGGCGACCCTTCAGGTCGTGGCCGAGGCGACCGCGGTCGGCCGCATCTCGTTCCCGTACGTCCCCGGCCTGCTCGCCTTCCGTGAGATCCCCACGGTCCTCGCCGCCCTCGACGCCCTGCCGTGCGCGCCCGGCCTCGTCGTCTGCGACGGTTACGGCCGCGCCCACCCCCGCCGCTTCGGCCTCGCGAGCCACCTCGGCGTCCTCACCGGGCTGCCGACGATCGGGGTCGCCAAGAACCCGTTCACCTTCACGTACGACGATCCCGGCGCCCGGCGCGGTGCGTGGACGCCGTTGCTGGCGGGCTCGGAGGAGGTCGGCCGGGCCCTGCGCACGCGCGAGGCGGTGAAGCCGGTCTTCGTCTCGGTCGGCCACCGCGTGATCCTGGACAACGCCTGCGCCCACACCCTCGCGCTCACGCCGGCGTACCGCCTGCCGGAGACGACACGCAGGGCGGACGCGCTGTGCCGACAGGCGCTGCGGGAGGCGACCTCCTGA
- a CDS encoding YciI family protein gives MFVLELTYTAPLAAVDAVLPAHVAWLDEQYEHGVFLASGPKNPRDGGMIIAVAEDRARIERITAGDPFVTAGVCAYRVTEFAATKTAPALEPYRETLG, from the coding sequence ATGTTCGTACTGGAACTGACCTACACCGCCCCGCTCGCTGCCGTGGACGCCGTGCTGCCGGCGCATGTCGCCTGGCTGGACGAGCAGTACGAGCACGGCGTCTTCCTGGCGTCCGGGCCCAAGAACCCCCGCGACGGCGGGATGATCATCGCCGTCGCGGAGGATCGTGCGCGGATCGAGCGGATCACCGCGGGCGACCCGTTCGTCACGGCCGGGGTGTGCGCGTACCGCGTCACCGAGTTCGCCGCGACGAAGACGGCTCCGGCGCTGGAGCCGTACCGGGAGACCCTCGGCTGA
- a CDS encoding oxidoreductase, which yields MSRTVAAGAACAAALAVLTAVPAEAHDPDGRAPRWELKDSGTPEVRFRGLSAVSRDTAWLAGTQGTVLRTTDGGASWRNVSPPGAAELQFRDIEAFDARRAVVLAIGEGEASRVYRTEDGGATWTESFRNTDAKAFYDCLTFFDHRHGLAMSDPVDGKFRILSTSDGGRSWKVLPDKGMPAALDGEAGFAASGQCLVSSGPRDVWLATGGAARARVLHSADRGRTWTASDTPIPAGDPAKGVFALAFRDRVHGLAVGGDYRADQSSPQAAARTGDGGATWRAAAAPVNAYRSGVAWLPHSRTAALAVGPTGTDLTRDGGRTWRTVDTGSYDTVDCTVDGGCWAAGEKGRVARLEG from the coding sequence ATGAGCCGGACCGTCGCCGCGGGGGCGGCCTGTGCGGCGGCGCTGGCCGTCCTGACCGCCGTACCGGCCGAGGCACATGACCCGGACGGCCGTGCGCCGCGCTGGGAGCTCAAGGACAGCGGCACCCCCGAGGTGCGGTTCCGCGGGCTGTCGGCGGTCAGCCGGGACACCGCCTGGCTGGCCGGTACCCAGGGCACCGTGCTGCGCACCACGGACGGCGGAGCGAGCTGGCGAAACGTCTCGCCGCCCGGCGCCGCCGAGCTGCAGTTCCGGGACATCGAGGCCTTCGACGCGCGCCGGGCGGTGGTTCTGGCCATCGGGGAGGGCGAGGCGTCCCGCGTCTACCGCACCGAGGACGGCGGCGCGACCTGGACCGAGTCCTTCCGCAACACCGACGCCAAGGCCTTCTACGACTGCCTCACCTTCTTCGACCACCGCCACGGCCTCGCCATGAGCGACCCGGTGGACGGGAAGTTCCGCATCCTGTCGACCTCCGACGGCGGCCGCTCCTGGAAGGTGCTGCCCGACAAGGGCATGCCGGCCGCGCTCGACGGCGAGGCGGGCTTCGCGGCGAGCGGGCAGTGCCTGGTCAGCTCCGGGCCCCGGGACGTCTGGCTGGCCACCGGCGGGGCGGCACGCGCGCGTGTACTGCACTCCGCCGACCGAGGCCGCACCTGGACGGCCTCCGACACGCCGATCCCGGCGGGCGACCCCGCCAAGGGCGTCTTCGCGCTCGCCTTCCGCGACCGTGTCCACGGGCTCGCGGTCGGCGGCGACTACCGGGCCGACCAGAGCTCTCCGCAGGCCGCCGCCCGTACCGGTGACGGCGGCGCGACCTGGCGGGCCGCCGCCGCCCCGGTGAACGCCTACCGCTCCGGCGTGGCCTGGCTCCCGCACAGCCGCACCGCGGCCCTCGCGGTCGGTCCCACCGGCACGGACCTCACCAGGGACGGCGGCCGGACCTGGCGGACCGTGGACACCGGCTCGTACGACACCGTCGACTGCACGGTCGACGGGGGCTGCTGGGCGGCCGGGGAGAAGGGACGGGTGGCTCGTCTGGAGGGCTGA
- a CDS encoding SsgA family sporulation/cell division regulator, translating into MSTVIEQPVEARLVAAAPRMPSIPATLHYDRCDPFAVRMTFPAPATLEGVEVCWTFSRELLTTGLHEPEGHGDVRVRPYGYDRTVLEFHAPEGTAVVHVRTGELRRFLEATNDLVPTGLEHLQLDLDHDLAELIRDAY; encoded by the coding sequence TTGTCCACCGTCATCGAGCAGCCCGTAGAGGCCCGTCTCGTCGCCGCGGCACCGCGGATGCCGAGCATTCCCGCCACCCTGCACTACGACCGCTGTGATCCGTTCGCCGTCCGTATGACCTTCCCCGCCCCGGCCACCCTTGAAGGCGTCGAGGTCTGCTGGACCTTCAGCCGCGAACTGCTCACCACCGGCCTGCACGAGCCCGAGGGCCACGGCGACGTCCGGGTGCGGCCGTACGGCTACGACCGCACCGTTCTCGAGTTCCACGCCCCCGAGGGCACCGCCGTCGTGCATGTGCGCACGGGCGAGCTGCGCCGGTTCCTGGAGGCGACGAACGACCTCGTGCCGACCGGTCTTGAGCACCTCCAGCTCGACCTCGACCACGACCTGGCCGAGCTGATCCGCGACGCGTACTGA
- a CDS encoding GPP34 family phosphoprotein: MPDGPLSLPAHLYLLAWDTSKSETTGAAQVPQLVRAGALTELARRGLLLDVDGIATPVDMDAETGDPVLDGLLELVRESRPHRWRSWVTPHTRITLDAVREQLTAGGHLRARKRRVLGLFPTVEHDLARPAAAEALQEEVRQVLRGPVPPVDVSERDAALVALAAAAELRTLLPRGEHHEARVEELVERSGQVAPVLRELVHGVRGAAASVAARA; encoded by the coding sequence GTGCCCGACGGACCGCTCTCCCTGCCGGCCCACCTCTATCTGCTGGCCTGGGACACCTCGAAGTCCGAGACCACCGGTGCCGCCCAGGTTCCCCAGCTGGTCCGGGCCGGCGCCCTCACCGAGCTGGCCCGGCGCGGGCTGCTCCTCGACGTGGACGGCATCGCCACACCGGTCGACATGGACGCCGAGACCGGGGACCCCGTCCTGGACGGGCTGCTCGAACTGGTCCGTGAATCCCGCCCGCACCGGTGGCGGAGCTGGGTGACACCGCACACCCGGATCACCCTGGACGCCGTACGGGAACAGCTCACCGCGGGTGGACATCTGCGCGCCCGCAAGCGGCGGGTCCTCGGGCTGTTCCCGACCGTGGAGCACGACCTGGCCCGTCCGGCCGCCGCGGAGGCGCTTCAGGAGGAGGTCCGGCAGGTCCTGCGGGGACCGGTGCCACCCGTGGACGTCTCCGAGCGGGACGCGGCCCTCGTCGCGCTCGCCGCGGCGGCCGAACTGCGCACCCTGCTGCCCCGCGGGGAACACCACGAGGCGCGCGTCGAGGAACTGGTCGAGCGCAGCGGGCAGGTGGCGCCGGTGCTGCGGGAGCTCGTCCACGGGGTCCGCGGGGCGGCGGCCTCGGTCGCGGCGCGCGCCTGA